From the Nonlabens marinus S1-08 genome, one window contains:
- a CDS encoding DUF3078 domain-containing protein, which translates to MKKFLLSALLVSSITVAQAQEDDSKEPKQGWTKGGTFQLLFNQSAFNAEWTGGGTSSIAGNAGINYDFNYLEGRTTWDNKFIAEYGITKQDGDEFIRKTNDRLEFNSVYGYKISDDSRWSYSFFLNALTQFAKGYTFSEDPDTGETIRTERTHILSPGYFQAGPGMLYKKGESLSVNIAPATARLILVDDQFTSTAGYVDGDYFGVDAGASSRFEFGASVNALYKLELAENITMDNVLLLYSNYLDKPGNVDINYSAAVNMKVNEWLSANLIFQAIYDDNAVGAFQIREVFGLGLNYKL; encoded by the coding sequence ATGAAAAAGTTTTTACTATCTGCTTTACTGGTATCCTCAATCACAGTAGCCCAAGCACAAGAAGACGATTCCAAAGAGCCTAAACAAGGCTGGACTAAAGGAGGTACCTTCCAATTACTGTTCAATCAATCTGCTTTTAATGCAGAGTGGACTGGAGGTGGTACTTCTAGCATAGCTGGAAATGCGGGAATCAATTATGATTTCAATTACTTAGAAGGTCGTACTACCTGGGATAACAAATTTATTGCTGAATATGGTATTACTAAACAAGATGGTGATGAATTCATACGCAAAACAAACGATAGGCTAGAGTTCAACTCGGTTTACGGGTATAAAATATCTGATGATAGCCGTTGGTCGTATTCCTTCTTCTTAAATGCGTTGACTCAATTTGCTAAAGGGTACACCTTTAGTGAAGATCCTGATACAGGTGAAACCATACGTACTGAACGCACTCACATCCTATCTCCTGGATATTTTCAAGCGGGTCCAGGTATGTTGTACAAGAAAGGAGAAAGCTTATCTGTCAACATTGCTCCAGCAACCGCACGCTTGATTTTAGTAGATGACCAATTCACATCTACTGCAGGCTATGTAGATGGAGATTATTTTGGAGTGGATGCGGGAGCGAGTTCTAGGTTCGAATTCGGTGCTTCAGTAAATGCGCTGTACAAGTTGGAATTGGCAGAAAACATTACTATGGACAATGTACTGCTGCTTTATTCCAATTATTTAGACAAACCAGGAAATGTAGATATCAACTACTCCGCAGCGGTGAACATGAAGGTGAATGAATGGTTAAGTGCCAACTTAATTTTTCAAGCTATTTATGATGACAACGCCGTCGGTGCCTTTCAGATACGTGAAGTTTTTGGTTTAGGACTTAATTACAAGTTGTAG
- a CDS encoding DUF2480 family protein has protein sequence MREEIINRVASSKLKNFDLEDFYAPGTRSSIDISQWLMEGLVLVESRFRESVKTTDFTAYKNHHVALHCSTDAIIPAWSWMLLQAELSGIATTVVQGSLEDLETLIYRRIIEDLDVSMFENLPVIVKGCSKKPVPVAAYMMITEKLQQVASSVMYGEACSSVPVFKKKKSL, from the coding sequence GTGAGAGAAGAAATCATCAATAGAGTAGCTAGTTCTAAACTTAAGAACTTTGATCTGGAGGACTTTTATGCGCCAGGCACTCGCAGCTCCATTGATATTTCCCAATGGCTCATGGAAGGATTGGTGCTTGTGGAATCCCGCTTTCGCGAAAGCGTAAAAACAACAGATTTCACTGCATATAAAAATCACCATGTGGCACTGCACTGCTCTACTGATGCCATCATCCCAGCATGGTCGTGGATGTTATTACAAGCAGAACTTTCAGGCATAGCGACAACTGTTGTTCAAGGTTCTCTAGAAGATCTAGAAACCTTGATCTACCGAAGGATTATTGAAGATCTTGATGTTTCCATGTTTGAAAATTTACCAGTTATTGTAAAGGGTTGCTCTAAAAAACCTGTACCAGTAGCTGCTTACATGATGATTACAGAAAAACTACAACAAGTAGCAAGCAGCGTGATGTATGGCGAGGCGTGCTCCTCAGTTCCTGTATTCAAAAAGAAAAAGAGTTTATAA
- a CDS encoding helix-turn-helix domain-containing protein, whose translation MLNTATSAVEVTHIEEGFQVVRIKNETAEKEQFEHAVDHSFIQFHFCLKGSVQLAFNEGSYQLPLQEQNSYLLYNPTRDLPVNLNVAPNSWVVVVLVSIKKFHSLFSPDADHVSFLSTENRDKKYYVDGKVSPSMAVALHQLMNYNLNDAIKRLYFKGKAYELLSLYFNTKDDPDVEACPFLVDEKNMAKIKMAKDIIIERMTDPPSLADLATEIALPLKKLKEGFKEVYGDTVYGFLLEHKLEYARQLLDSGQHNVNEVGLKVGYSTGSHFISAFKKKYGTTPKKYITQN comes from the coding sequence ATGTTAAATACCGCTACAAGTGCTGTAGAAGTAACGCACATAGAAGAGGGATTTCAAGTGGTACGCATTAAGAACGAAACTGCTGAAAAAGAGCAGTTTGAGCATGCAGTAGACCATAGTTTTATACAATTTCATTTCTGTCTTAAAGGCAGTGTGCAGTTGGCTTTTAACGAGGGGAGCTATCAGTTGCCCTTACAAGAGCAAAATTCTTATTTGTTGTACAACCCTACACGTGATTTACCGGTGAACCTCAATGTAGCACCCAACAGTTGGGTTGTCGTGGTGCTGGTTTCTATCAAAAAATTCCATTCTTTGTTCTCCCCAGACGCAGATCATGTGAGCTTTTTAAGTACGGAGAATCGGGATAAAAAATACTATGTAGACGGGAAAGTATCACCGTCTATGGCGGTTGCTTTGCATCAATTGATGAATTATAACTTGAACGATGCCATCAAGCGACTTTATTTTAAGGGTAAAGCCTATGAATTATTGTCACTGTATTTTAATACTAAAGATGATCCAGATGTGGAGGCCTGTCCTTTCTTAGTAGACGAGAAAAATATGGCTAAAATAAAAATGGCCAAAGACATTATCATCGAACGCATGACAGACCCACCATCTCTTGCAGATCTTGCTACTGAAATCGCATTACCACTCAAAAAGCTGAAAGAAGGTTTTAAAGAGGTGTATGGAGATACCGTTTACGGGTTCTTGTTAGAACATAAACTCGAATACGCTCGCCAATTATTAGATAGCGGCCAACATAATGTAAACGAGGTGGGTTTGAAAGTAGGTTACAGTACCGGCAGCCACTTTATCAGCGCCTTCAAGAAAAAGTATGGTACGACGCCTAAAAAATACATCACGCAGAATTAA
- the sufD gene encoding Fe-S cluster assembly protein SufD, whose translation MSFKENILSSFLALENEVDTDSYVHELRNKALSSFEEKGIPARKDEAYKYTSLKSLFNKDYSLFAKKESAISYADIKKYLVHQIDAYRVIFIDGIYSSHLSQTTHDKFDVCLMSSTLNNPKYAPVIEKYYNTLAGDDSLTSLNTAFAREGAYIHIPKNIQVEKPIEIVNFSTGNEAALMVQPRNLIVVGENAQVQIIERQQSLSDNPVLTNSVTEIFADKRSMIDFYKIQNDLDSASLIDHTSVEQQANTEVRLHTFSFGGSLTRNNVKFYQRGEHCNSILNGVTIIEGKQHVDHSTLVHHTALNCESYQEYKQIFDDRSVGVFNGKVLVDKIAQKINAFQQNNNILVSDKATINAKPQLEIFADDVRCSHGCTIGQLDEEALFYMQSRGIGKKEARALLMFAFANSVLESVKIPEIKSRITKLIAMKLGVEIGFDL comes from the coding sequence ATGAGTTTTAAAGAAAATATATTATCATCCTTCCTAGCCCTTGAAAACGAGGTCGACACGGACAGCTATGTGCACGAGTTGCGCAACAAGGCGTTGAGCAGCTTTGAAGAAAAAGGAATACCTGCTCGTAAGGACGAGGCTTATAAATACACCTCGCTGAAATCTCTTTTTAACAAGGATTACAGCCTGTTTGCTAAAAAAGAATCTGCCATTTCTTATGCAGATATCAAGAAATACCTGGTGCATCAAATCGATGCGTACCGGGTCATTTTTATTGACGGTATTTACAGCTCGCACTTATCACAAACCACGCATGATAAGTTTGACGTGTGTTTAATGTCCAGCACGCTGAATAATCCGAAGTATGCTCCTGTCATTGAGAAATATTACAATACACTGGCTGGTGATGATAGCTTAACCTCTTTGAATACAGCCTTTGCAAGAGAAGGTGCTTACATCCATATTCCAAAAAATATTCAGGTGGAGAAACCTATTGAGATCGTTAATTTCTCTACCGGGAATGAGGCAGCATTGATGGTGCAACCTAGAAATCTTATCGTTGTAGGTGAAAACGCTCAGGTGCAAATCATTGAACGCCAGCAAAGCTTATCAGACAATCCTGTTCTTACAAATAGTGTTACTGAGATTTTTGCAGACAAACGATCCATGATCGATTTTTATAAAATCCAGAATGATTTAGATAGTGCTTCCCTTATCGATCATACGAGTGTCGAGCAACAAGCAAACACTGAAGTGCGCTTGCACACCTTCTCATTCGGTGGTTCATTGACTAGAAATAACGTGAAGTTTTACCAGCGTGGTGAACACTGTAATTCCATTTTGAATGGAGTCACCATCATTGAAGGGAAACAACATGTAGACCACTCCACCCTTGTGCATCACACGGCTCTCAATTGTGAGAGCTATCAGGAATACAAGCAAATATTTGACGATAGGTCAGTTGGTGTATTTAATGGAAAAGTATTGGTAGATAAAATTGCTCAAAAAATCAACGCTTTCCAGCAAAACAACAACATTCTAGTAAGTGACAAAGCGACGATCAATGCAAAGCCGCAACTAGAGATTTTTGCAGATGATGTGCGCTGCTCGCACGGCTGTACCATCGGTCAACTGGATGAAGAAGCGTTGTTCTACATGCAATCTCGTGGTATAGGTAAAAAGGAGGCCAGAGCATTATTGATGTTTGCTTTTGCAAATTCTGTTTTAGAAAGCGTAAAAATCCCAGAGATTAAATCTCGCATCACGAAACTCATCGCTATGAAATTAGGCGTTGAGATTGGTTTTGATTTGTAG
- a CDS encoding DUF3078 domain-containing protein, translating to MKFWMSLGTLFTLVLTVSAQDAGDEDQLVDGWNNQGNFQFLFNQSAFNKDWTGGGTSSIAGNLNANIEFNYTKDRVTWENDIILEYGLTKQDTDPFTRKTNDRIEINSVYGYEVNKDDDTAYYSFFINAMTQATKGYTFKKDSLGNTIRTERTNFFSPGYLQAGPGYLYKKGSFLSINLAPSTARIIMVDDKFTSGTDYVDRSYFGVASGEERRYELGASLNAFYKLTLLENITMDNKLLLYSNYLDQPGNVDINYLAHIKMKVNDWVSAKFIFQAIYDDNAVGAFQIREVSGLGLSYTL from the coding sequence ATGAAATTTTGGATGTCTCTGGGCACACTTTTCACCTTAGTTTTAACTGTCAGCGCTCAAGATGCTGGCGATGAGGATCAGCTGGTTGACGGCTGGAACAATCAAGGGAACTTTCAGTTTTTATTTAATCAATCAGCATTTAATAAGGACTGGACCGGCGGTGGGACTTCTAGTATAGCGGGTAATTTGAACGCAAACATAGAGTTTAATTATACTAAAGATCGCGTGACCTGGGAAAATGATATCATCCTTGAATATGGCTTGACTAAACAAGATACCGACCCATTTACTCGTAAAACCAATGACCGTATAGAAATCAATAGCGTTTATGGATATGAAGTAAATAAGGATGATGACACAGCCTACTACTCCTTTTTCATTAATGCTATGACACAAGCAACTAAAGGGTATACCTTTAAAAAAGATAGCTTAGGAAATACCATTAGAACAGAGCGCACTAACTTTTTCTCTCCTGGATATTTACAAGCAGGACCTGGATATTTGTACAAAAAAGGAAGCTTTTTAAGCATCAATCTAGCTCCATCAACGGCACGAATAATTATGGTAGACGATAAATTTACCAGTGGTACAGACTATGTGGACCGCAGCTACTTTGGAGTAGCATCTGGAGAAGAGCGTCGCTATGAGCTGGGAGCTTCCTTAAATGCTTTCTATAAACTTACCCTATTGGAGAACATTACAATGGACAATAAATTATTGCTGTACTCCAATTATTTAGATCAACCCGGGAATGTGGATATCAACTACCTAGCACATATTAAGATGAAAGTCAATGACTGGGTGAGTGCTAAATTTATTTTCCAAGCCATTTATGATGACAATGCGGTGGGAGCTTTTCAGATCAGAGAGGTTTCTGGACTTGGCTTGAGCTATACGTTGTAG
- a CDS encoding histone deacetylase family protein, translated as MFPIAFHPIYKHPLPEGHRFPMIKYELLPQQLLHEGIARQADFFEPSKLCSDEDVLRVHNGEYLESLKNLTLDKRAARKLGFPLSGQLVERELRIAQGTIEGCLKAMQHKVAMNIAGGTHHAYTDHGEAFCLLNDQAIASRYLQHHNHAEKILIVDLDVHQGNGTAEIFQNDDSVFTFSMHGAGNYPFKKEKSDLDIALPDGTDDATFLDELKQHLPDLIAQEKPDFIFYLAGVDVLSSDKLGRLGMTLEGCKQRDAYSFSAFAKAKHTSKSFIPVQCSMGGGYSPDIRHIIDAHANTYRVARDIFN; from the coding sequence ATGTTCCCCATTGCCTTCCATCCTATTTACAAACACCCTTTGCCAGAAGGCCATCGATTCCCTATGATTAAATACGAATTGTTGCCACAACAGTTGCTACATGAAGGAATTGCACGACAAGCAGATTTTTTTGAACCTAGCAAATTGTGTAGTGATGAAGACGTGTTGCGAGTTCATAACGGCGAGTATCTGGAAAGCTTGAAAAACTTGACGCTAGACAAACGGGCCGCACGTAAACTAGGCTTTCCATTAAGTGGACAGCTGGTAGAAAGAGAATTGCGCATCGCTCAAGGCACCATTGAAGGTTGCCTAAAAGCCATGCAGCATAAAGTGGCAATGAATATTGCTGGTGGGACACACCACGCTTATACAGATCATGGAGAAGCCTTTTGCTTGTTAAATGATCAAGCCATTGCGTCTCGATACTTGCAACATCATAATCATGCAGAGAAGATTTTGATTGTAGATCTAGACGTGCATCAAGGAAATGGTACCGCTGAAATCTTTCAAAATGACGACAGCGTTTTCACATTTTCCATGCACGGAGCCGGAAACTACCCCTTTAAAAAAGAGAAGTCTGATTTAGATATTGCGTTACCTGATGGGACAGATGATGCCACATTTTTGGATGAATTAAAACAGCATCTTCCAGACCTGATTGCGCAAGAAAAACCAGATTTTATATTTTATTTAGCTGGCGTTGATGTGCTCTCTAGCGATAAATTAGGCAGGTTAGGAATGACCCTGGAAGGATGTAAGCAGCGAGATGCGTATAGTTTTTCCGCTTTCGCGAAAGCGAAACACACCTCAAAATCTTTCATACCAGTACAATGCAGTATGGGAGGCGGTTACTCGCCAGACATACGACATATCATCGATGCTCATGCCAATACTTACCGGGTAGCAAGAGATATTTTTAACTGA
- the sufC gene encoding Fe-S cluster assembly ATPase SufC produces MLKIKNLHASIDDKEILRGINLEVKAGEVHAIMGPNGSGKSTLANVIAGREEYEMTEGEITMDSADITDLDPEERAHRGIFLSFQYPVEIPGVSVTNFMKTAINETRKAQGKDDMPAKDMLKMIRDKSEMLEIDRKFLSRSLNEGFSGGEKKRNEIFQMAMLEPKLAILDETDSGLDIDALRIVANGVNKLRTKDNATVVITHYQRLLDYIVPDYVHVLYNGRIVKSGGKELAHQLEERGYDWIKEEVEA; encoded by the coding sequence ATGTTAAAAATAAAAAATTTACACGCGTCTATTGACGACAAGGAGATTTTAAGAGGAATTAATCTAGAGGTGAAAGCTGGCGAGGTTCATGCCATCATGGGACCTAACGGTTCTGGTAAATCCACTCTAGCAAATGTAATTGCAGGTCGTGAGGAATACGAAATGACCGAAGGTGAAATTACAATGGACAGTGCTGATATCACAGACTTGGATCCAGAAGAACGCGCACACCGCGGGATTTTCTTATCCTTTCAGTACCCAGTAGAGATTCCAGGCGTGAGCGTGACAAACTTCATGAAGACCGCGATCAATGAGACCCGCAAGGCTCAAGGAAAAGACGATATGCCGGCTAAGGATATGCTTAAAATGATCCGTGATAAGTCAGAGATGTTAGAAATCGATCGCAAATTTCTATCCCGTTCCTTAAATGAAGGGTTCTCTGGTGGTGAAAAGAAACGTAACGAGATTTTCCAGATGGCGATGTTAGAACCTAAACTAGCGATTCTGGATGAGACAGATTCTGGTCTTGACATTGATGCCTTGCGCATTGTGGCAAATGGAGTCAACAAACTGCGCACTAAGGACAATGCTACTGTAGTTATTACACACTACCAGCGTTTATTGGATTATATCGTTCCTGACTATGTGCATGTATTGTACAACGGTCGCATCGTGAAATCTGGTGGTAAAGAACTAGCGCACCAGCTAGAAGAGCGCGGGTATGATTGGATCAAAGAAGAAGTAGAGGCTTAG
- the hflX gene encoding GTPase HflX, with protein sequence MLETDNHEYEKAILIGVITQSQDEEKLNEYMDELEFLAFTAGATVHKRFSQKMAKPNPKTFIGTGKMEEIHAYVKAHDIDTIIFDDELSPAQQRNIEKVLEAKIIDRTYLILDIFAQRAQTSYARTQVELAQYEYLLPRLVGLWTHLERQKGGIGMRGPGETEIETDRRIVRDRITLLKAKLIKIDKQMATQRGNRGQLVRVALVGYTNVGKSTLMNVVSKSDVFAENKLFATLDTTVRKVVVGNLPFLLTDTVGFIRKLPTQLVESFKSTLDEVRESDLLLHVVDISHESFEDHIASVNKILDEIDAIDKPTIMVFNKIDQYKAEEYDESDLMTDRSSVHYSLEEWKKTWMSRMGDDVIFISAIEKENMDEFRKKVYDKVREIHVSRFPYNAFLYPDVMGEEE encoded by the coding sequence ATGCTAGAAACTGATAATCACGAGTACGAAAAGGCCATACTCATAGGAGTGATCACGCAATCACAAGATGAGGAAAAGCTCAATGAATATATGGACGAGTTGGAATTCCTTGCCTTCACGGCTGGCGCAACCGTTCACAAAAGGTTCAGCCAAAAAATGGCAAAGCCTAATCCTAAAACTTTTATCGGGACAGGTAAGATGGAAGAAATCCATGCTTATGTTAAAGCCCATGATATTGATACCATCATTTTTGATGATGAATTATCGCCTGCCCAGCAACGCAATATTGAAAAAGTGCTGGAAGCAAAAATCATTGATAGAACGTATTTGATCCTGGACATTTTTGCGCAGCGCGCTCAAACCAGCTATGCAAGAACTCAAGTAGAATTAGCGCAGTATGAATACTTATTGCCGCGGTTGGTTGGGTTATGGACACACTTGGAACGCCAAAAAGGGGGTATCGGTATGCGTGGACCCGGAGAGACAGAAATTGAGACGGACAGAAGGATTGTACGCGATAGAATCACCCTTCTCAAAGCAAAACTGATAAAAATTGACAAGCAGATGGCCACCCAACGTGGCAATCGTGGGCAATTGGTCCGTGTCGCATTAGTAGGTTATACAAATGTGGGTAAAAGTACCCTGATGAACGTAGTTTCTAAAAGCGATGTGTTTGCTGAAAACAAACTCTTTGCAACGCTGGACACCACCGTTCGTAAAGTAGTGGTAGGAAACCTTCCTTTTTTACTGACTGACACCGTAGGATTTATACGAAAGTTACCTACACAATTGGTAGAGTCCTTTAAATCAACACTGGATGAAGTGAGAGAATCAGATTTGTTGCTTCACGTGGTAGATATTTCTCATGAATCGTTTGAAGATCATATTGCTTCAGTAAACAAAATCTTAGATGAAATTGATGCGATAGACAAACCTACCATCATGGTTTTTAATAAGATTGATCAATATAAAGCGGAGGAATATGATGAGTCCGATCTAATGACAGACCGCTCTTCAGTGCACTACTCGCTGGAAGAGTGGAAGAAAACCTGGATGTCTCGTATGGGGGACGACGTTATATTCATTAGTGCGATTGAAAAGGAAAACATGGACGAGTTTCGTAAGAAAGTCTATGATAAAGTTCGTGAAATTCATGTCTCTAGGTTTCCATACAATGCTTTCTTATATCCAGATGTTATGGGTGAGGAGGAATAG
- a CDS encoding SufE family protein: MSNIKEIQEEIIDEFAMFDDWMQRYEYMIDLGKSLPIIDEQYKDEDHIIKGCQSKVWVHAGLMDDKVIFTADSDAIITKGIIAILIRAWSNQKPQDILNADTSFIDEIGLKEHLSPTRANGLVSMIKQLKMYAVAYQSQLN; the protein is encoded by the coding sequence ATGAGTAACATAAAGGAAATACAAGAAGAAATCATTGATGAGTTTGCCATGTTTGACGACTGGATGCAGAGATATGAGTATATGATTGACTTAGGCAAAAGCCTACCAATTATTGATGAGCAATACAAGGACGAAGATCATATTATCAAAGGTTGTCAATCTAAAGTATGGGTGCATGCGGGTTTAATGGACGACAAAGTCATCTTTACTGCCGATAGCGATGCGATTATCACTAAAGGCATCATCGCCATTCTCATACGCGCCTGGTCCAATCAAAAACCTCAAGATATCTTAAATGCAGATACCAGCTTCATCGATGAGATAGGCCTTAAAGAACACTTGTCTCCTACCCGGGCTAATGGTCTTGTATCAATGATCAAACAACTTAAAATGTACGCTGTGGCGTATCAATCTCAATTGAACTAA
- a CDS encoding aminotransferase class V-fold PLP-dependent enzyme: MLDIKKIRADFPILNREVNGHPLVYFDNAATSQKPSQVIDKIVEYYTMYNANIHRGVHALSQEATDLFEASREKCRAFFNIPTARQCIFTSGNTHSINAVASGAHVFVKKGDEVIVSAVEHHSNIVPWQMLCERVGAHLRVIPVLDNGQLDMKAYHELLNPKTAFVVVNHISNALGVTNPVKEIVAGAHKYQAKVLIDGAQSCGHMKVDVQDINADFYTMAGHKMCGPTGIGLLYGTEEALNELPPYQGGGEMIDQVTFEHTTYAGLPHKFEAGTPNIAGGIALGAAVDYLNEVGMDNIAAYENELLVYGTEQIKSIPGAVIYGDVTDKAAVISFNVEGLHPYDLGTIIDKLGIAVRTGHHCAQPVMDRYQIAGTIRASFAFYNTKEEIDVMVQALQRAVNMLS, encoded by the coding sequence ATGCTAGATATCAAAAAAATACGAGCCGACTTTCCGATTCTGAACCGTGAGGTGAATGGTCATCCTTTAGTTTATTTTGACAATGCAGCGACTTCACAAAAGCCTTCGCAAGTCATTGACAAGATTGTGGAATATTACACGATGTACAATGCTAACATCCACCGTGGTGTCCACGCTTTAAGTCAAGAGGCTACAGATCTATTTGAGGCTTCACGTGAAAAATGCCGTGCTTTTTTTAATATCCCAACAGCTAGGCAGTGTATTTTCACTTCAGGAAATACGCACAGTATCAATGCGGTGGCAAGCGGTGCTCACGTTTTTGTGAAAAAAGGAGATGAGGTTATTGTTAGCGCAGTGGAGCATCACTCGAATATTGTTCCGTGGCAAATGTTGTGCGAGCGTGTGGGAGCACATTTAAGAGTGATTCCAGTATTGGACAACGGTCAGTTGGATATGAAAGCATATCACGAGCTATTGAATCCTAAAACGGCTTTTGTGGTCGTGAATCACATCTCAAATGCACTAGGAGTGACCAACCCTGTGAAAGAGATCGTTGCAGGAGCACATAAGTATCAAGCAAAAGTTCTCATAGATGGCGCTCAGTCCTGTGGACATATGAAAGTTGATGTACAAGACATCAATGCAGATTTCTATACCATGGCAGGTCACAAAATGTGCGGGCCTACAGGAATAGGTTTATTGTATGGAACGGAAGAAGCTTTGAATGAGTTGCCTCCATATCAAGGTGGTGGTGAAATGATCGACCAGGTAACCTTTGAACACACTACTTATGCTGGCTTACCTCATAAGTTTGAAGCAGGAACGCCTAACATTGCTGGCGGTATCGCTTTAGGCGCTGCGGTGGATTATCTGAATGAAGTAGGTATGGACAACATTGCTGCCTATGAGAATGAACTGCTAGTTTACGGTACAGAGCAAATCAAATCTATACCTGGAGCGGTGATTTATGGAGATGTCACTGACAAAGCGGCGGTAATTTCTTTCAATGTAGAAGGATTGCACCCTTACGACCTAGGAACTATCATTGATAAGCTTGGAATTGCGGTGCGCACTGGACATCATTGCGCACAACCCGTAATGGACCGCTATCAGATTGCAGGAACCATAAGAGCAAGTTTTGCCTTTTATAATACTAAAGAAGAGATTGATGTTATGGTACAGGCTTTGCAACGTGCTGTAAACATGTTATCTTAA
- a CDS encoding SUF system Fe-S cluster assembly protein, protein MEAINGQELGEKVIRVIKTIYDPEIPVDIYELGLIYDVMVSEEAEVKVLMTLTSPNCPVAESLPAEVEEKIKSLKEVKDAEVEITFDPPWNKDLMSEEAKLELGML, encoded by the coding sequence ATGGAAGCAATAAACGGACAAGAACTAGGAGAAAAAGTCATACGTGTCATAAAAACCATTTATGACCCTGAAATTCCAGTAGACATCTACGAGCTAGGTTTGATCTATGACGTTATGGTAAGTGAAGAGGCTGAAGTAAAAGTGCTCATGACCTTGACATCCCCTAACTGCCCGGTAGCCGAGTCGCTGCCTGCGGAAGTAGAAGAAAAAATAAAGTCTCTTAAAGAAGTGAAGGATGCTGAGGTCGAGATCACCTTTGACCCGCCATGGAACAAAGATTTAATGAGTGAAGAAGCAAAACTAGAGCTAGGAATGCTCTAA
- a CDS encoding META domain-containing protein, with amino-acid sequence MKARILFFSLMALAFVSCQELEDINGSYEVVTVDGQDMTGEGITINIDMSEKGNSISGNNSCNQYSGNFKNPEGNEVDMGPMMGTKIYCVEKAQIEKKYMTQLALVKKAELKKNYLRLMDEDGNVLIKAKRVDE; translated from the coding sequence ATGAAAGCACGTATTTTATTTTTTAGTTTGATGGCTCTAGCTTTTGTTAGCTGTCAGGAATTGGAAGATATTAATGGTTCTTATGAGGTAGTTACTGTAGACGGTCAGGACATGACTGGGGAAGGTATCACGATCAACATCGATATGTCTGAAAAAGGCAACAGCATTTCTGGAAACAACAGTTGTAATCAATACAGCGGGAACTTTAAGAACCCTGAGGGTAATGAGGTAGATATGGGACCTATGATGGGAACTAAGATTTACTGTGTTGAAAAGGCACAAATTGAGAAAAAATACATGACCCAACTTGCCCTTGTTAAGAAAGCAGAGTTAAAGAAAAACTATTTGAGGTTGATGGATGAAGATGGAAATGTGTTGATTAAAGCAAAAAGAGTGGATGAGTAA
- a CDS encoding ATP-binding cassette domain-containing protein, whose product MDKLNLHISDLQLAYGNLTILNGIDLELETGKIYGLLGRNGAGKSSLMQSLFGSIKKARFNAYLNGLPQNILQPENQLISYLPQDPFLMKGLNVTDVVQYWFPDPEDQDNILYEPMIHPMHHKKVGVLSMGERRFLEFLLVFYLPQRLLLLDEPFSGLAPLQLQRTQELILEKGKHKGILISDHYFDNVLQLSHHNWMLRHGKLKAIAAEAVHAAYSNV is encoded by the coding sequence ATGGATAAGTTGAACCTACATATCAGCGATTTACAATTGGCCTATGGCAATCTCACGATTTTGAACGGCATTGATCTAGAGTTGGAAACTGGTAAAATCTACGGATTGCTGGGTAGAAATGGCGCAGGAAAATCCTCGTTAATGCAAAGTCTGTTTGGAAGCATCAAAAAAGCACGCTTCAACGCTTATTTGAATGGACTTCCACAAAATATCCTTCAGCCAGAAAATCAGCTTATCAGCTATTTACCCCAAGATCCGTTTTTAATGAAAGGTCTTAATGTGACTGACGTTGTGCAGTATTGGTTTCCTGACCCTGAGGATCAGGACAATATTCTATATGAACCCATGATACACCCCATGCATCACAAAAAAGTAGGGGTGCTTTCTATGGGAGAACGACGTTTTCTTGAGTTTCTTTTGGTTTTCTACTTGCCTCAACGATTGCTATTACTCGATGAGCCCTTTTCTGGACTGGCACCCTTACAATTACAAAGAACTCAAGAGTTGATTCTAGAAAAAGGGAAACACAAAGGAATTCTCATTTCAGATCATTATTTTGATAATGTGCTACAACTAAGTCATCACAACTGGATGTTGCGCCATGGCAAACTAAAAGCAATAGCTGCTGAAGCTGTTCATGCGGCCTACAGCAATGTCTGA